One genomic region from Romeriopsis navalis LEGE 11480 encodes:
- a CDS encoding DUF928 domain-containing protein: protein MAKQSVQPRWSIILVCTLLLTSINWLTAPAPAAACFWIWWCQPKSVGKAKGRNPDLARRDSDICKSADAPLTALVPRTNEVLKTSVAHPTFWFYLPELKPIAVTNDTTISNSKQQPEIKLKFVLQDEQHNDIYQAHFQLPETPKSGAIGLRFLTSQAALKIGKQYRWYFLVYCNDPDEIYEPAFVEGMIQRVALSADRQSQIDRATPKEQVVIYGDARLWYDTLTALDRLSSAPDNAIPQQDAPITWTNALQNFVGLPATIARKPVIGRYYVRNTE, encoded by the coding sequence CCAGCTCCGGCGGCAGCTTGCTTCTGGATCTGGTGGTGTCAGCCTAAATCCGTCGGTAAGGCCAAGGGGAGAAATCCCGACCTCGCCCGGCGCGACTCAGATATCTGTAAATCGGCCGACGCACCTTTGACTGCACTGGTCCCCAGGACAAACGAAGTACTCAAGACGAGCGTTGCTCACCCAACATTTTGGTTCTACCTGCCCGAACTAAAACCGATCGCGGTTACTAATGACACCACGATCTCGAATTCCAAGCAGCAACCCGAAATCAAACTCAAATTTGTCCTTCAGGACGAACAGCATAATGATATTTATCAAGCCCATTTTCAGCTCCCAGAAACCCCAAAATCTGGGGCGATCGGGTTACGGTTTCTTACATCGCAAGCCGCGCTAAAAATCGGTAAACAATACCGCTGGTATTTTTTAGTGTATTGCAACGATCCCGATGAAATCTATGAGCCAGCCTTCGTCGAAGGCATGATTCAACGAGTTGCCCTGAGCGCCGATCGTCAAAGCCAAATCGATCGTGCCACGCCAAAAGAGCAAGTTGTTATCTATGGTGATGCCAGACTCTGGTATGACACACTCACTGCCTTAGATCGTCTGTCATCAGCACCAGATAACGCCATCCCCCAGCAAGATGCTCCAATTACCTGGACCAATGCATTACAGAATTTTGTCGGTCTCCCTGCCACGATTGCCCGAAAACCAGTTATTGGTCGTTACTATGTGCGAAATACAGAATAA